A section of the Aphelocoma coerulescens isolate FSJ_1873_10779 unplaced genomic scaffold, UR_Acoe_1.0 HiC_scaffold_60, whole genome shotgun sequence genome encodes:
- the LOC138102049 gene encoding olfactory receptor 14J1-like, whose translation MSNSSSISHFLLLPLADTRQLQLLHFCLFLGISLAALLANGLIISAGACGQHLHSPMFFFLLNLALTDLGSICTTVPKAMHNSLWGTSHISYSACAAQVFLFLFFISAEFSLLTIMCYDRYVSICKPLHYGTLLGSRACAHMAAAAWASAFLYALMHTANTFSLPLCQGNALGQFFCEIPHILKLSCSHSSLRELGLIWVSLSLAFGCFLFMVFSYVQIFRAVLRIPSEQGRHKAFSTCLPHLAVLSLLICTAFFAYLKPPSISSPSLDLALSILYSVVPPALNPLIYSLRNQELKAAVWALMAGPFKKH comes from the coding sequence atgtccaacagcagctccatcagccacttcctcctgctgccattggcagacacgcggcagctgcagctcctgcacttctgcctcttcctgggcatctccctggctgccctcctggccaacggcctcatcatcagtgccggagcctgcggccagcacctgcacagccccatgttcttcttcctgctcaacctggccctcaccgacctgggctccatctgcaccactgtccccaaggccatgcacaattccctctggggcaccagccacatctcctactcagcatgtgctgctcaggtgtttctctttctgttcttcatctcagcagagttttccctcctcaccatcatgtgctacgaccgctacgtgtccatctgcaaacccctgcactacgggaccctcctgggcagcagagcttgtgcccacatggcagcagctgcctgggccagtgcctttctctatgCTCTCATGCAcacggccaatacattttccctgcccctgtgccagggcaatgccctgggccagttcttctgtgaaatcccacacatcctcaagctctcctgctcacactCCAGCCTCCGGGAGCTTGGGCTCATTTGGGTTAGTTTATCCTTAGCctttgggtgttttttgttcatggttttctcctatgtgcagatcttcagggccgtgctgaggatcccctctgagcagggacggcacaaagccttttccacgtgcctccctcacctggccgtgcTCTCCCTGCTTATCTGCACTGCCTTTTTTGcctacctgaagcccccctccatctcctccccatccctggatctgGCCCTGTCAAttctgtactcggtggtgcctccagccctgaaccccctcatctacagcctcaggaaccaggagctcaaggCTGCAGTGTGGGCACTGATGGCTGGACCATTTAAGAAACATTAA